The following nucleotide sequence is from Siphonobacter curvatus.
GTTCCATCAGGCTAATGGCATCCGTGAACCAGGTATTCGAATTTTCCCCCGACTCACCCAGCCAGATGGGCACTTTATAAGTATCCCGCAGCGTAAGAAACTTCTGAATGGCTTCCTGATTATTGAAGTTTCCGTACTTGTGAAAACTCAGGGCCATGTTGGAATCCCAGGTGGGTAGAATACCTTCGTAGTTATTACCGAACCCGTTGCCTTCGATGATGATCAGGTGATTTTTATCCACTTCACGAATGGCCTGCGTAATCTCGACCATCAGTTTCCGTAACGGAATATTCTTCTTCTCGGCCGTACCCCGGACGTCTTTCGGATCTTCGAAGCCCCAGTTGGGTTCGTTGATGATGTCATACCCGCCAATCCAGGGATGGTTTGCGTACCGCTCGGCCAGCTTCCGCCACAGGGCTATGGTTTTTTGCTGATTCGCTTTGCTCTGCCACAGGGAAGGTTTACTTGGGTCGCGGTCCGAAATGGCCAGGTCATTGCCCTGTCCACCCGGCGTAGCGTGCAAGTCGAGAATCAGGTAGACCTGATTAGCCTCACACCAGTTCAGCAGGCTGTCCGTTAGAGCAAAGCCCGTTTCCAGCCAGGTATGCTGACCAGTCACCGGCTCCTGCTCCGTCGGTAAGGTATAGAGGTTGTAGTGCATCGGCAGCCGGATGGAATTGAATCCCCAGGCAGCCATGGAATCAATGTCAATTTTTCGGGTATGGTTGTTGAGCCAGCGGGCGTAAAAGGCTTCCGTCTTCTCCGGTCCGATAAGCTCGCTGATAGCGGCTTTGATACGGTACTGTTGCCCCAGGTTACTCAACCGGAACATGTACCCTTCCTGCAGCATCCATCCCCCCAACCCCATCCCCCGCAGGATGATCTTTTTGCCCGCTCGATCAACCAGTTGGGTACCCTGGGCTTTCAAATACCCCTGACCACTGGCTGTTAGTGAGCACAAAGTCGCCAGTGCCACTCCAACGAGCAGCCGTATTCTTTTTCTAAAAATCATTGGTTCAATGGTAAAACAGGCGGTAGAGGCTACGCTTTATTTTTCGATCATTTTATAGACGCGGACGTAATCCACTTCCATCGCCGCCGGAAAAATAGTGGGATCAACGCCCTTGGCACCGCCCCAGTCGCCACCGACGGCTACGTTGAGCAGGAGATGAAAACGTTTATCGAACGGCCATACGGCGGAACCTTTGCCTTCGTTGACAAATTCGAAGATGAACTCGTCGTCAATGTACCCACGGATGGCGTAGGGCGTCCAGTCCACGCGGTATCGGTGAAAATCCTCCGTAGCCCGGTCGATGGTACGGGTAGCCGTTTTTTGAGTGTTTATTTTGAAGTAGTACGCCAGGGTATGCGTCGTAATGTGAACTACATTGGGGTCGTATCCCACGTGTTCCATGATGTCGATTTCGCCCGAATTTGGCCAGCCGCCGTAGGCCCAGTCGGTGGGTAACATCCAGATGGCAGGCCAGGTACCTCGTCCCGCCGGAAGCTTGGCGTTGATCTCAAAACGTCCGTACAGAAAATCGCCCTTGCCTTTACTCACCAGTCGAGCCGAGGTGTAGTCTTTCCCTTCCTTACTTTCCTTGCGGGCCGTAATGGTCAGTTTTCCGTTGGCGACGCGGGCATTGTTTTCGCTATCCGTGTAGTACTGTAGCTCGTTGTTACCCCAGCCACTACCGCCCAGATCGTAGCCCCATTTCTTGGCATCGGGTAATCCCGTGTAGTCAAATTCATCTGCCCAAACCGGCGTTTTTTCAAAAGTCCAGCTCAGGTCCTTGGGACCGCTGGTGACCGGTGGAGCCGGACTGACCGGCGTTTTCTGACCCGAACAAGCCCCAAAGCTGAGAGCGAGTAAGGCGGTACAGGAAACCGTTAACAATTTCATACGCAAGGTTCAATAAATCAGCGGAGACTAAAATGCCTCCGCCGATTGTCCGATTATTTCGTTCCGCCCCACTCTTTATTCTGCTCGATCTTGGTGTTCTCCATTTCCAATAATGGAATCGGCAATACCTCATTTCGGCCCGCAACAAAGCCTTTAGAGGCCAGTACTTTCGCCGCCGTACCCCAGCGAACCAGGTCAAACCAGCGGTGGCCTTCGCCAGCCAATTCCACCCGACGCTCCCGCATGATGTTGTCAAGCGTTGCCGGTACGCGGTGCAGGTTGTCCTGATAGGCCCGATCGCGTACGGCGTTCAGCAGAGCCGCCGCCCGTACCTGGTCTCCGCCGCCCCGAACCAGTGCTTCGGCTTCCATCAGGTAGGTATCGGCCAGACGGATTTCGTAGATGTTCTGGGGGTAATTCAATTCGGGTGCACCCGCTCCCGTCGGCCGATCTGCCTGACGAGCCGCGAGTTTGTTTAGGAAATACCCCGTGTTCATGTACCCTTTTTCGTAACTCGCAATACCGTTTTTCTCCAGACTGTCTAAGTTAGCAATCGTTGCCTGATTACGCGGATCAAAATGAATGGCATTGAACAAATCCGGCGTCACCACCAGGAAGCTCCAACCCGATACGTAATCCGGAGCACCTTCTTTCAGGGGCTTGTAGCCCCGGGGACCAATCATGATGTTTAGCACGTTTCCTTCGGTACAGGAGATACAATCCCAGGTTCCGGCGGAAGTATTGGTGAATGAAATCTCAAAAATGGACTCGCTGTTGAATTTATTCTTGGTTTTGAACAGATCGCCGAAATTGCTCAACAGCTTGTACCCATACGTATTCGCACCGCCGGGCGTACCATTTACCAGAGCCAGCTCTTGAGCGGCCTGACCAAATTTTTCCTGCTGCAGATATACCTTCCCAAGCAGAGCATGGGCGGCTCCCTGCGTAGCCCGACCCGCTTCCGTAGCCACGGGTACCGTGACGGGTAGAACGGCCATGGCCTCGGTTAAATCCTGTTCAATTTGCTTGTAGACATCGGCCGGAGGAGCCTGTAGTACATCGTACATCTCACTCGTAGAAACGGTCTTCGTCAGCAAGGGAACATTCTTGAAGAGCCGTACCAGATCGAAATAGAAGTACGCCCGCAAAAACTTGGCTTCCGCTGCGTAGCGGTTTTTCAGGTTTTCGTCCATGGGCACGCTGGGTAACTTTTGCAGCAGCGTGTTGGCCCGGAATACGCCCGAAAATCCTTTCCGCCAGAGTTCACCCTGCGGGCCTACTGCTGGCGTCAGCGTGTAGTTGGAAAATACCTGGTAATCGGTTACGTCGCTCGGACCACCACCACCGGCATAATGATCATCGGAAGCGGCATTGACGGCTCCCACTTTCGTGACATAACCGCCCCCCTGCCATCCGACAACGTCATACACTGCCACCAGCCCGTTAAAGGCTTCCTGCTGATTCCGGTAATAGTTGGTTTCCAGATCGGTACCGCGAGGTTTTACTTCCAGGAAGCTGTCCGAACAGGAACTTAAGAAGAGCAAACCCGCCGTTAGGAGTACGCCCAGTGATCTATAATTTCGTTTCATGTGTTTACAAAAAGAAGGGAATGTCGCCGGAGATTTCTTTTCTGGAGAGGACTCCAGCGACGGTTCCAAAGTCATTAAAATCCAACATTTAAGCCCAGCATGAAGGAACGAGCCTGGGGATAAATCCCACGGTCGATGCTCAGTACACCGCCACCAATTTCCGGATCATAGCCCGTGTACTTGGTGAAAGTCAGCAGGTTTTGACTCATCAGGTAAATACGGGCCCGTTGCATACCCACTTTCGAAATCACCGCTTTGGGCAGCGAATAGCCCAATTGCAGGGTTTTGATCCGGAAGTAACCGCCGTCTTCCAGGTAGAAATCAGAAGGATTCAGGAAGTTTTTGTTTGGGTCACCGCTCACAATCCGGGGATAGCTATTCGTCGTTCCGGGTCCGGTCCAGCGATCCAGTACCTTGGTTTGCCAGTTGGCATTCTGAATATCCAGACGGCGTAAGCCCTGGAAGATTTTGTTACCCGCAGCTCCCTGACCAAAGAAGACCAGATCGAAAGCCTTGTAGGCGGCATTAAGCGTGAAACCGTACGTGATCGTTGGCGTTGGATTGCCCAGGAAGGTACGGTCGAGGTCCGTGATTTTTCCGTCGCCGTTCAAATCGGCCCAGCGGAAATCGCCTGGTTTGGCACCTGGCTGAATGACGGTACCATCCGTACTCTTGTAGCTATTTACGTCTTCAATCGTCTGGAAAATACCCATCGTCTGGAAGCCAAAGAATGAGTTGATCGGTTGACCTACCGCTGTGCGGGTGATGGGATAACTACTGGCCTGGAAGCTTTGTCCGCCCGACAGATATTCCACCCCGCGACCCAGGTTGGTCACTTTGTTTTTGATGTAGGATACGTTCCCGTTCAGAGACAGATTGAAATCACCGAATTTCTTGTTGTATCCCAATTCCAGTTCAACCCCCTGGTTCGAAATATCGGCTACGTTGGCGGCCGGGTTCGAAATGGCTCCTACGTACTGAGGAATCCGGGGATTCTGCAATACATCCGTGGTCACTTTCTTGAACCACTCCAGCGTCACACTGACGTTGTTGAGCAGCGTGGCATCGAAACCAATGTTGGTCTGACTGGTTTGTTCCCATTTCAGGTCCGGGTTGGCCGGAGCGTTGGGGCTGTAGCCGATGATGTAGCTACCCGAAGTACCAAAGGTGTAATTGCGTCCGCTACCGATTGTTGAAAGGTAGGCAAAGTCACCGATGGCATCGTTACCCACAATGCCGTAGCCACCCCGCAGCTTGAAGAAATTCACTACACTTTGGGAGGGGAAGAAGTTTTCGCGGGAAAGTACCCAGCCCAGCGACAATGAAGGGAAAATACCGTATTTATTGTTGGCACCGAAACGCGATGAACCATCGCGACGAATCAGCCCCTGCACCAGGTATTTTTCGTTGTAGTTATAGTTAATACGGGCAAAAAGCGAACTCACTTTGTGCAAGGCTCCTTCCGAACCATCGGATGACCGCTGGTCGGTCGGACGCTTGTAGTTGAGCGAAGCATCTTCAAAACGATCGGCGGGGATGTTATAGAAGGTGACGCTCGTCATCTGCGTATTGTTATCCTGGTACGCTCCCTGACCTAAGAGTACAGAGACGTTATGGGCACCGAATTCGCGGGTATACGAAAGGGTATTTTCCAGGTTCCAATCCAGCCGACGGTTATTGGATCGGTTGAACGAGGTTTGCGAAGTAATTGTCGTAGCGTTCAGCCAGGCTAGTGGCGAGAAGTTTTCACTGCCCCAGAAGGAAAGTTTTGCCCCCAGCGTAGAACGTACTTTCAGTCCTTTGATTGGTTCAGCTTCCAGATATGCGTTACCTACAAAGTTATCCGCCCAGCTGTTGTTACCCAAACGGGTTTGAATATACGCGAGTGGGTTGGTGATTTCCTGAGCCACGGATTGTGAAATACCGTACGGGTTGCCATTTGCGTCGCGGCGGATGCCAATGTTGGTATACGGAGCGGCTCCCGCTACAGCAGGATCGGTTACGACCGTCGGCGTCAGGGGATCAAGGTTGATTACCGAGCTCAGCGGACCACCGAATTCACTGTTGGTATTACCCAGACCAATGGATTTATCCCGGGCGTAACCCAGGTTCTGTCCGAAGTTGAGCCATTTGGCAATCTTGTGCGTCGAGTTTAAACGCAGGTTCAGACGCTTGTATTTGGAAATATCCGTGGCTACGATACCTTCCTGATCAATATAACCCAGCGAGAGGTAGAACGTCGATTTTTCACTACCCCCACTCAGACTCAGTTCGTGTTGCTGGCGGCGAGCGTTGTTGTTGAAAATGATAGATTGCCAGTCCGTACCTTGACCCAAAGCGGCCGGATTAGCGTATACGGGCTGTCCACCAGCGTTTACCGAAGCTTCGTTGCGGATGGTGGCGTATTGCGTAGCATTGAGTAGATCCAGTTTTTTAGCGGGCGACGACACGCCGTAGAAACCGTTATAATTGACCTGAATGCTACCGGCTTTGCCTTTTTTCGTCGTTACCAGGATTACCCCAGCGGCTGCCCGTGCTCCGTAAATGGCCTGCGAAGCGGCGTCTTTCAGTACTTCAATGGATTCAATGTCCGACTGGTTCAGATACCCAATGCCGCCGTTGTCGATGACGACACCATCCACGACCCATAAAGGATCGTTATTGTTTAGAGTGGTAATCCCCCGCACCCGTACCGAAGAACCGGAACCGGGCT
It contains:
- a CDS encoding cellulase family glycosylhydrolase, with amino-acid sequence MIFRKRIRLLVGVALATLCSLTASGQGYLKAQGTQLVDRAGKKIILRGMGLGGWMLQEGYMFRLSNLGQQYRIKAAISELIGPEKTEAFYARWLNNHTRKIDIDSMAAWGFNSIRLPMHYNLYTLPTEQEPVTGQHTWLETGFALTDSLLNWCEANQVYLILDLHATPGGQGNDLAISDRDPSKPSLWQSKANQQKTIALWRKLAERYANHPWIGGYDIINEPNWGFEDPKDVRGTAEKKNIPLRKLMVEITQAIREVDKNHLIIIEGNGFGNNYEGILPTWDSNMALSFHKYGNFNNQEAIQKFLTLRDTYKVPIWLGESGENSNTWFTDAISLMERHDIGWCWWQEKKMGINNPLEIKVTPGYEQLLAYWSGKGAKPSAAEAERILNELLENLKLENNRFHPDVVDALFRQVQSSQTRPFATHQLRKNTVIKAVDFDLGRQRSAYFDTDSASYHYTPGVNTVGNRGRQYRNDGVDIEREGDRYYISHSEAGEWLQYTVQAEKAGTYQLSFRVASPGGTLSVDVNGKRVVKAMPLGNQGEAWSLTPTQSIRLNRGVNTLRVYVDKGGFKLESLHFNR
- a CDS encoding glycoside hydrolase family 16 protein, which produces MKLLTVSCTALLALSFGACSGQKTPVSPAPPVTSGPKDLSWTFEKTPVWADEFDYTGLPDAKKWGYDLGGSGWGNNELQYYTDSENNARVANGKLTITARKESKEGKDYTSARLVSKGKGDFLYGRFEINAKLPAGRGTWPAIWMLPTDWAYGGWPNSGEIDIMEHVGYDPNVVHITTHTLAYYFKINTQKTATRTIDRATEDFHRYRVDWTPYAIRGYIDDEFIFEFVNEGKGSAVWPFDKRFHLLLNVAVGGDWGGAKGVDPTIFPAAMEVDYVRVYKMIEK
- a CDS encoding RagB/SusD family nutrient uptake outer membrane protein, translated to MKRNYRSLGVLLTAGLLFLSSCSDSFLEVKPRGTDLETNYYRNQQEAFNGLVAVYDVVGWQGGGYVTKVGAVNAASDDHYAGGGGPSDVTDYQVFSNYTLTPAVGPQGELWRKGFSGVFRANTLLQKLPSVPMDENLKNRYAAEAKFLRAYFYFDLVRLFKNVPLLTKTVSTSEMYDVLQAPPADVYKQIEQDLTEAMAVLPVTVPVATEAGRATQGAAHALLGKVYLQQEKFGQAAQELALVNGTPGGANTYGYKLLSNFGDLFKTKNKFNSESIFEISFTNTSAGTWDCISCTEGNVLNIMIGPRGYKPLKEGAPDYVSGWSFLVVTPDLFNAIHFDPRNQATIANLDSLEKNGIASYEKGYMNTGYFLNKLAARQADRPTGAGAPELNYPQNIYEIRLADTYLMEAEALVRGGGDQVRAAALLNAVRDRAYQDNLHRVPATLDNIMRERRVELAGEGHRWFDLVRWGTAAKVLASKGFVAGRNEVLPIPLLEMENTKIEQNKEWGGTK
- a CDS encoding SusC/RagA family TonB-linked outer membrane protein, whose amino-acid sequence is MRRKFTGLVWVLCLLTSSIGAWAQGLTVTGKVTAKSDGSALVGVSVQVQGTTTGTTTDAAGNFKISVPGSASVLVFSQVGMLRQTITVGNQTQLAVTLEEEAGNLNEVVVVGYGAQKKSVVTGAISSVKSSDLATMPITRLEEALQGRASGLTIASSSGQPGSGSSVRVRGITTLNNNDPLWVVDGVVIDNGGIGYLNQSDIESIEVLKDAASQAIYGARAAAGVILVTTKKGKAGSIQVNYNGFYGVSSPAKKLDLLNATQYATIRNEASVNAGGQPVYANPAALGQGTDWQSIIFNNNARRQQHELSLSGGSEKSTFYLSLGYIDQEGIVATDISKYKRLNLRLNSTHKIAKWLNFGQNLGYARDKSIGLGNTNSEFGGPLSSVINLDPLTPTVVTDPAVAGAAPYTNIGIRRDANGNPYGISQSVAQEITNPLAYIQTRLGNNSWADNFVGNAYLEAEPIKGLKVRSTLGAKLSFWGSENFSPLAWLNATTITSQTSFNRSNNRRLDWNLENTLSYTREFGAHNVSVLLGQGAYQDNNTQMTSVTFYNIPADRFEDASLNYKRPTDQRSSDGSEGALHKVSSLFARINYNYNEKYLVQGLIRRDGSSRFGANNKYGIFPSLSLGWVLSRENFFPSQSVVNFFKLRGGYGIVGNDAIGDFAYLSTIGSGRNYTFGTSGSYIIGYSPNAPANPDLKWEQTSQTNIGFDATLLNNVSVTLEWFKKVTTDVLQNPRIPQYVGAISNPAANVADISNQGVELELGYNKKFGDFNLSLNGNVSYIKNKVTNLGRGVEYLSGGQSFQASSYPITRTAVGQPINSFFGFQTMGIFQTIEDVNSYKSTDGTVIQPGAKPGDFRWADLNGDGKITDLDRTFLGNPTPTITYGFTLNAAYKAFDLVFFGQGAAGNKIFQGLRRLDIQNANWQTKVLDRWTGPGTTNSYPRIVSGDPNKNFLNPSDFYLEDGGYFRIKTLQLGYSLPKAVISKVGMQRARIYLMSQNLLTFTKYTGYDPEIGGGVLSIDRGIYPQARSFMLGLNVGF